TCTGGACGGCGACAGTGGGCGACATCGTGGCGAAGCTCGCGCGAGCACGCAAGAAACTGGAGACGATCAAGCCGGGATGTACGCAGCCGAGACAGCGAAAAACAAAACACCCCAAATAATAAGTCGCTCGCTCCGCTCTGTTATTTTGGGGAATGATCTCTCGCTCCGCTCGAGATCTCCGCTCACTCGCTAATGCTCGTTCGCTTCGACAAGATCAGAGGTTTCTTTTCCTGCACCCGTGGAGCTCGTCGGGGAAGTCGAAGGGGATCACCAAAAACAGAGGAAATTTTTGAGCCATTCCCTCCCGCATTCACAATTGGAATGCTAAAAAGATCCGCCTTGACTCACGCGAATGCATTGACCTCACCCCTGAACGCTAAACCCATCCGCCTTGACTCGCGTGAATGATATAGGTTTCCCAAGTAACGCGCCCCTCACCGGCCCGCCGAAAAAATATTTCATTTTTCCGGGAATAAAATTCCCTCTCACTCCGTCTTATATAGTGAGACCTGAAAAGACAATTTGGTTTTCTAGCAAGGCAATCAATTTAAAAGGAGGGGTGTATGAAAGAGCTAATTCCGCCGGAATGGATTAAACGTAAGATCTACCTAATAAGAGGACAGAAGGTAATGTTTGATAAAGACTTAGCAATTCTATACGCCGTTACAACAGCCAATCTTAATAAGGCCGTGACCAGAAACCCAGGCAGATTCCCCGATGACTTCTCATTTAAGCTGACGTCTGATGAAGTTAGAAACTTGATATTCCATTTTGGAACATCAAGATTGGGCGGTACTCGCAAGATGCCGCGCGTATTTACTGAACAAGGAGTAGCGATGCTGTCGAGTGTTCTCAGGAGCGAACGGGCCATCCAGGTCAACATAGCGATAATGAGTGTATTCGTGAGATTGAGAGAGATACTATCGACTCATAAAGAGCTTGCCCATAAGCTACGGCTACTTGAAACAAGGATTGATAGATACGATCACCAGATACAGTCTATTTTCGACGCAATAAATCAATTGATCTTGCCACCTGAAAAACCCAAGCGCCGCATCGGATTCTATCCGGAGCCATGACGCTAATAGGAATATTCCTGCACCCGTGGAGCCCGTGGGGGAAGTCGAAGGGGACAACCCAAAACAGCGGGAATTTTTGAGCCATTCCCTCCCGCATCCACAATTGGAATGCCAAACTCATCCTCCTTGACTCGCGCGAATGATATAGGTTTCCCAAGTAACGCGCCCCTCTCCGGCCCGCCGAAAAAATATTTAATTTTCCTGGGAATTACATGCTCACTCACTTCGTCTAATAATGTGAAGGACAAAATATATGCGGGCTCCTCGACAGCGGAGGTGGGCAATGGGGAAGGCAGATGGTAGCTCCTTGATTGCTTCTGGGAAGATTGAGAGCCTTATTTTGCTTATGAGAGGCGAGAAGGTAATCCTGGATGCCGACCTGGCCGGGCTCTACGGTGTACCTACATTCCGCTTCAATGAGGCGGTGAAACGTAATCGCAATCGCTTCCCCGGAGACTTTGTGTTTCAGCTTACGCAAGAAGAAGTTGCAGCTTTGATATCGCAAAATGCGATGTCAAAGTCAGGTCGCGGGGGAAGAAGAACTCTCCCTTATGCTTTTACAGAACACGGCGCGGTCATGGCTGCGACTGTATTAAGTTCACCCCGTACGATAGAAATGAGCATATTTGTGGTGAGGGCGTTTATCCATTTGAGAAATCTACTTTCAACACATAAGGAGCTTGCCTTGAAGCTGGCCGAATTGGAAAGAAAAATTGAGACACATGACGATAAGATCCGCTCACTCTTCGAGGCCATTCATGAGTTTATGGCCCCTCCTGAGAAGCCCAAGCGGCACATCGGATTCCATGCGGAGCCGTGACGATATCAGGGTTTATTTTTTTACACCCGTGGAGCTCGTGGGGAAAGTCAAAGGGAATCACCAAAAACAGCGGGATTTTTTCTCTCATTCTAATCCCAATTTTAGCATTGCTGCCAAACCTATCCGCCTTGACTCACGCGAAAGTTAAAGATATTCACTTTTAGCCTCCGCAATCGCACATTTCAGCCTCCAGCACCCCGGCCCGAAGAAATAATTTATTTTGATGGGAATAAAATTCCCTCTCACTCCGTCTTATATAGTGAGTAGCAAATACAATCTACGTCAATCGAAGAGGGGAGGTGCAATATGGGGACGACAAAATCTCCTTCATTAGTGCTTACAGAACGGATAGAAAGGGCGATCGTTTTGATGAGGGGCCAGAAAGTGATGCTTGATAGGGATCTCGCTGCTCTTTATGGTGTCTCGACAAAAGCGCTCAAGCAGGCAGTTAAGCGAAACGCCGACCGTTTCCCTGAGGATTTCATGTTTAATCTGAACGATCATGAGTTCGCTCATTGGAGGTCACAATTTGTGACCTCCAAGGCCGACCGTATGGGACTACGCTATCCACCAATGGCCTTTACAGAGCAAGGGGTAGCCATGCTCTCCAGTGTTCTTAAGAGCAAAAGGGCCGTCCAGGTGAATATTGAAATCATGCGGGCATTTATGAAACTGCGGATGATTCTGTCGACGCATGTCGAGCTGGCCCGCAAACTCGAAGAAATGGAGAAGAAATACGACGCTCAATTTAGGGTGGTTTTCGACGCAATTCGCGAACTCATGTCCCCGCTGGAAAATCCGAAAAGCCGCATCGGATTCCATGCGAAGCCATGATTGTTTGAGGAGGCGGGGGGGGGCGTCAATTGCATACGCCAGGGGTCTTCCGAAACCCCAGTACTGCCCGGTTATCGGTGACCAGGCCCCTAATTATTCTGACGGAGCGAGGCGATGTGGAGACCGAGGAGGAACGCGATGAAGGTGACCAGGAAGATCTGCCCGGAGATTGCCTCAAGAATTACGAAACCCCGCGCCGTCAGAGAAACGGGGGAGACGTCTCCAAAGCCTGACGTGGTGAGCGCGGAGTAACTGAGAAACATGAGTGGAGGGAAGAGATTGTCAGCCTCGGCAGGTCCGAGAGGGCCAAGGTTAGTGGCAAACGAGCCAGGGGCTGCCACCTCGATAATGGTGTAGAGCCCCGCCCAGAGATATCCCATGAGCATATAGACACACACGCCGCCAAACACCGTATCTCTGCTCACACGCTTCAGTATGAGGATATGTCTGACGATACCGACGCATATGATGGCGATAAAAAGGCATCCCGTCGCGCCGAGCGCCAGGGTGAAGTCGAAGGAATCGACCAGTAAATCCAGGAGCACGAATATGATAAAGAGAAGCCCTATAACGAAGGAAATGCGGAAGATCACCCGGAGCCCCGTCACAGACCAAAGGCCTGAGAGGAGGACGATGACGAACAGCACATCGTTTGTCGAGACAGCCAGATGAGTCCCCACGCATTTCCGGAGGGATGGCCCGAGTAATATCAAAGAGGCGAGGCACACGAGCTGTATGGCAAACCTGTTCCGGAACAGGAAGAAGACCATGCGGTTCCGTCCCCAATGGAGCGAGGACTGGTTCACCTGCGCTGAATCCCCCATTTCTCTCACCTCCTATTTAAAGTCATCCCTCGGCTCTTCGAGCGGCACCGGCTTTTGGTCTTATATCCGAAAGGGGGGACCATTACGTTCTGCATCAGGGGATGGGAACCTGCCTCCCAATATATCAACGACACAAAGTTGAGAGATACAGATCTATTGAACCGTGAGCAGTGTCCTGTCAACACCGTCTATGTAGACTAGGTTCTTGGTCGAGGTTGTGCACTGCGAATTATATAATACGCCTGCGCAACTCAGCGGGATTACCTGACCTGCAGCCTCTCCGTGTCCGCGCCGTTCGACAGCCAGTTGTACTGGCCGTTCACCACCACGGGCTTCGTGTTCAGCGCGCCCCCTTGGAGCATGTAGGCACCCACGGGAACGCTTTTCAAAGGGGCTTTGAACAGCTGATAATTGCTGATCGCGCGCGGCACCCTGATCGCCACCGGCACGCTTTTCTTCCCCTGCTTCTTCTGGATGTACGCGCTCGGCGTGGCGGTGAGCTTGTTCCCCTGCGTGATGTACAACCGCTTTCCGTTGGGCATCTGGAAGTAGAAACCCGGATAGAACGAGGTGGTGATGGGCTGCGTCACGTCCAGCAGAACCGTGAGCTGCTCGTTCTTTGAAAGGATATATTTGTTGGGCTTGAGATTGACGATGGGAAGGGGAGTCGGCGAGGGCGGGGTCTGGCTGGTCATGCTCTGGATGGTTATCACCGCCCCTATGGCATCACCGGTAACGCCGGTGCTGAAGTTCCCCACGTCGTCGTATGGGAAGCCGTAGCAATAGCCCTCGTACGCGGCGGCGTGTAGCACCTTCGAATAATGATTGGTGATATCCTGAGCGTAGAACTGCGCGGGGTCGTTCCACCATGTCGTACTATCTTTTATATTGAACAGGACGGTCCTGTTCAGCGCGGCGCCCATTTGCGTTATGATGCCCTGTTTCGCGATGCTGTCGCTCCCTGTGGTAAATAGATAGCCCGCTCCATCGCATCCGAATATGTGCGTGCTCTGCCCGACAAGATTATTGATCGTCACCGTTTCTCCTGTGTTTGTAACAAAGGTAAAATCACCCCCGATGACCTGGCCGGTGGCGCTCCATGCCGCGGTATTGGGAGGATTCTGCAGCGTCAGCGTATTCGGTGGCGTATAATAGTTCCAGCAATCGGTGACGTAGCTGTCAAAGTAATTTGCAAACGGGTTGGGGTCTGGAATGATTTGAGGCGCGTTGAACCTCACCACCGAGGAGCCGCTCGTCACGACGCCGTTCTGCCAGATTGCGGGAAGGGTAGTCAGGTTGTTCATGATCGTTTTTCTCGTCTGTGTGAACCCGCGCTTTTGTGATGTCCCGTTGGCGAGCTGCAGTTCGAGCATGAAGGAGATGCTGAAGAAATCCACGGTCGTGGTGTTCAGGAACGGGTACTTGCCATTCTCCCAGTCCAGCTCGACCTTGTCAAATATGATCGAGTAGTTGGGGAGGGATGCGTCGACCGCGGATGGAGTTTCCAGTGCCGGGCCGGGATTCACATGAAAGTACACCGGCTGCTCGAACGATACGTAGATCCTGCCGCTGATGATGCGCGGCATGTTGAAAGACCCCGCGTGGGATCCTTCGCTTGCCAGTTCGGAGAGCTTCTTCGAGTAGTTGGTGAACAGTTTTCCCCACGGGCCGCCGGGAGGCGTGACGGTGTTGTCCGCTTCGGAGATCTCCCTCCAGGTAGAGGTGGCCAGATCCACATAGCCGTTCTTCCCCGAGCCGCCCGGATCCAGCCCGAGCATCTGGACGTAGACCTGATCGTCGCCATATTGGTCCGAATTATTCGCGACTGTCACTTTTAAAAGATCACTGGCGTAAATAGTTGATGTGAATGCGACAAAAATGAGAATTGCCGGCAGATGCAAAACGATCTTTTTCATCTTCTTCTCCTCGCCTCTACACAGGCGTTATTGCCCGCTGAGTGACCTAAGTATACATCATAACCGGAGAGAAGTTCAGCAAAAAGTCGCAGACCACCATCGATTGCCTGTAATCAGGAAATAATCAGGGTCACACCCCAAACAATAAGTTGTCCGCTACGCTCACTCACTCCGATGAAATCAGAGGTTTCTTTTCCTGCACCCGTGGAGCTCGTGGGGGAAGTCGAAGCGGATCACCAGAAACAGCGGGAATTTTTGAGGGAATTTTAATGTTTCCCGGGACTGAAATACCGAGCCTGAAGGCTCGGCTACGAGACCGGGCTACAATATATTCCCCTCCGTTCAGCCCTTCACTCCCCCAAAATCTGAACGATGACCTGCCGCTCGCGCGGTCTGTTGTCGAGGTCTCCATCACCCCGCGTGTCCAGACCGATCCTCTCATTGATTATTGTTTTAGATAACCGTGGATTGTTGCCGGCGAGCCAGATTCTTATTTTAAATCCGAACAATGCGTCCAGTCAGCGGTTATATCCCCTTAACCGTTGCGGACATTGAAAAAATCTGCAAGGTGAGGAGTGAGGATGAGGCACGCCTTTTCACAAAGCTGGGCCCAGGCACGGGGCTCCGCCAATGACTCGCCGCTATAGGGGATTATTCCCCAGCATTTCACGTCGCAGAGTTCCTCTATGCAGGCGGTGCTCGTCGCCTCGGCGCGGTCGCCGTGGAGGGGACGGGAGGCGTTCACGATAAAACCGGCGACGCGCAGTCCGCGCGAGCGCGCGTACGAGATCGTGAGGGCCGTGTGGTTGATCGTCCCGAGGCCCGGGCGGGCCACGACGAGGAGAGGGACCTCCCACCGCAGGGCGAGATCTGCCACGGTGAATCTCCCCCTCATGGGCACGAGCAGCCCGCCGATCCCCTCGATGAGGACCGCGTCGTGGCGCAGCAGCAGCGACGAATAGGCCTCGTCCAGGACGGCAAGGTCAACCTCTCTCCCCTCGCACCGCGCTGCAATTGAAGGCGCGAGCGGCTCCCGAAAGCAGACAGGATTGATGAGTTCAAGCGGCTCGTCAAGCGCGAGCTTCTCTTTGAAAAACATGGCATCGGGAGAACGGAGCACCCCCCCCCGTTCCTCGCCGCCGGTCGCCACCGGCTTCATCACACCCACGCTGATATGGCGGCGCGCCAGGAGAGAAGCGAGGAGGGCTGTAACGACCGTTTTCCCCACACCGGTGTCGGTACCGGTGATAAAAAGACCACGGCCGCTCATTCGGTTTCCTCCCTGATGCAATGGTAGACCACGTCGAGCATCCGTTTCAACTCCACCCGGCTCATGGAAAGCGGCGGCATGAGCACGATCACGTCGCCGAGGGGGCGGATCAGAAGGCCATGCCTCCGCGCCCGCACGCACACACGGTGACCCATCCGGGAGCCATAGGCATAAGGCCCCCGCGTCTTTTTTGAGCGCACGAGCTCGATCCCCACCATAAATCCCTTCTGCCTCACGTCACCGACGTGGGGGAGCTGCGCGAATCTCCCCAGGAGGCGCGAGAGGAGCCGGATCTTCTGCTGGAGTCGTTCGAGGACCCTCTCCCTCCTGAAGACTCCCAGGTTGGCGAGGGCCGCGGCACACGCGAGCGCGTTGCCGGTGTACGAGTGGCCGTGAAAAAATGTCTTCTTCATCCGGTAGGGGGCCCGAAACGCGTCGTATATCTTTTTCGTGGTGAGCGTCGCCGCGAGCGGCAGGTAGCCCCCCGTGATCCCCTTCGAGAGGACGAGGATATCGGGAGACACGCCCTCATGCTCGCAGGCGAACATTGTCCCGGTCCTGCCAAACCCGACGGCGACCTCATCGGCGATGAGCAGTATGCCGTGCTTTCTGCAGAGCCTTTCGACAGCGGCGAGATGCCCCGGGGGAGCCACTATCATCCCGCCGGCCGCCTGGACGACCGGCTCAATGATGAGCGCCGCGACGCGCACGCGGTGACGGCGGATGAGCGCATCGAGCGAGGCGAGGCACTCCGAGGCACAGGACGCAGGTTCCTTCCCGAAGCCGCAGCGATAGCAGTAAAAGGATGGCCCCTCAAGCGTCGGGAAGAGCAGCGGCCGGTAGGTGTCGTGGAAGAGGCCGATTCCGCCGACACTCACCGCGCCGATTGTATCGCCGTGGTAGCCGTTGGCGAAGCGTATAAACATATGTCTTCGCCGGTGTTCCCCCCCCCTGTGTTGCCAGTACTGGAACGACAGCTTCAGGGCAACCTCCACCGCCGTGGACCCATTGTCGGAATAAAACACCTTCTCCAGGCCCCGCGGCGCGACGCGGACGAGCTCCTCTGCCAGCGCTATCGATGGCTGACTCGCCAGCCCGAGGAGCGTCGTATGCGCAACCCTGTCGAGTTGAGCGCGGATCGCCCTGTCGATCGCTTTCTTCCTGTGGCCGTGGACGTTCACCCAGAGAGAGGAAACGCCATCGAGGTATCTCCTCCCCCTGGTATCCTCAAGGACGCACCCGCGCGCCGAGCGGATGACCACAATCTCATCCCGCTCCCAATCACTCATCTGGGTGAATGGATGCCACACGTACTTTTTGTCTTTCTTTTCCAGTGTGTATCCGCGTTTCATGTCTGTCGTTCCCCTCCCGGCGCGGCCCTCAAAAGCCCCGGCGAGCCCTCCGCGAGCTCACCGCACGCGGCGAGCAGGTAGTCGATATCAGTTTCCGCATGGGTCGACATGAGGGTGAGCCTCAGCCGGCTGGTCCCCCGCGGAACGGTCGGGGGCCGTATCGAGGGCGCGAGGATCTTCCTCTGAAACAGCCGGCCGGAAAACGCCACTGCGGCATCCGCTTCTCCGATGAGGACGGGTATGATATGGTGCCTGCTCCGCATCGTATCGAACCCGAGGGCGTTCAGTCCCCGGCGCAGTCTGTCCGTTTTCTCAAGGAGCGCATTCCTGAGCTCAGGACCGCTCCGCACAACGCCGAGCGCCGCGATCGCAGCGGCACACATCGCGGGCGGAGGCGCGGTCGTGTAGATAAAGCTGCGCGCTTTGTTGCGCAACAGATCTATCAGCGCAGCCGACCCTGCCACGTAGCCGCCGCTCCCCCCGAGCGCCTTGCTGAGCGTTCCGATGGATATGTCTACCCCCTCCTCCACGCCCAGGAGTTCCGCCGCGCCGCGGCCCTGCGCGCCGAGCACACCCGTGGCGTGCGCCTCGTCCACCATGGCCCATGCCCCATACTGTTTTGAGATCGCGACGATCTCCCGGAGCGGGGCCAGATCGCCGTCCATGCTGAATATGCCGTCGGTGACGACGAGCCTCCTCCGGGAACCGCTGCTCTTTTTCAGAATTTTCTCCAGCCTGTCGGTATTTCCGTGAGGATACACCCTCATCCGAGCGCCCGAGAGACGGCAGCCATCTATGATGCTCGCGTGATCGAGCTTGTCCACGATCACCGTATCCCTGGGCCCGGTGAGCGCGCTGATCACACCCACGTTCGCCATGTACCCCGCGGGGAACATAATCGCCGCTTCAGTTTTTCTGAATTCGGCGATCATCCCTTCCAGCTCCTCGTGCAGCCGCATTGTCCCGGAGACGAGGCGCGAGGCACCCCCTCCCCACCCGTAGCGCGCGATCGCCCCGCGCGCCGCCTCTTTGACTGCGGGATGCGACGCCAGGCCGAGATAGTTATTGGAGCAGACACAGAGGTACTCCCGCCCAGCGATCTCGAGGCGCGGCCCCTGGGCTCCCCCGATGACGCGAGGAGCGCGGTGGAGACCCGCGGCCTTGATATCCTCTAGTTCTCGATGAAGTTGTTCTGAAAGCGAGTTCATATCAATCGCTCACCCCTCCGGGCGGCCCGCGACGAGCACGCCGATATGGCCTCCGAAACCGCATGAGATCGAGACCGCGTTCCTGATCTCCCGCCTTTTCGCGGCAAGCGGCGTATAGTCCAGATCGCACCGAGGATCAGGATGGCGCAGATTGATCGTCGGTGGAACCACTCCGCGTTCGAGCGCCATGAGGGCGATGATGAACTCCACGCTCCCCGCCGCACCCAGGAGGTGACCGGTCATCGGTTTCGTTGAGCTGAGCGAGAGGAGCGAGGCCGCGTTCCCGAACGCGACCTTTATCGCATTGGTCTCAGCGGGATCGTTCAAACGCGTTCCCGTTCCGTGCATGTTGATGTAATCAACCTCTTCCCGCTTCACGCCGGCTCTGCACAGTGCGGCCGAAATCACCCTCCCGAGCTCCACCCCGGAAGGCTCGGGGGCGGTCACGTGAAAAATATCCTCGCCGATCGCGCCCCCCTTCAGCTCCGCGCGCACGCGCGCACCACGTGCTGACGCGTGCCTCTCCTCTTCAAGAATGACAATTCCGCACCCCTCGCCGAGCACAAAGCCGTTCCGCAGTGCATCATATGGTTTGCACGCCTCGGCAGGACTGCCCGTATCTGTCGCGAGTACCCCCATGCGCCGGTAGCCGCCCAGCAGCAGGGGAGTGATGCAGGATTCAGTGGCGCCCGCAATGACGATCCCTGCATCTCCCATCATGATCATGCGACGTCCGGCCAGGATTGCGTGCGCTCCCGTTGCGCACGCTGCCCCCGGAGCGACCACGGGCCCTCCGAGCCTCCATCGTCCCGTGACTGCCGACGCCGCGCTGCCCACGTAGTATGCCACGAACCCCTCGCGCTCAATCGCCCCCGGACGCCCTTCATGCAACGCGTCACAGGCATGCTCCAGCGCCATAAATCCACCCTTGCTCGATCCAACGCTCACGCCGATATTCTCGCGGCAATCCGCAACCGCCAACGCCGCATCTGCGACCGCCGACTCAGCCGCCCTCAACGCAAAAGAGATATGGCGCAGACCGCCGGAAGGAAAGTCCTCATCGGTCACCGGACAGTAGTACCGCGCGCCGGTGAGGCCCAGCGGGCCATCCGGCAGGGCCGCGGCGCCGCTCTCTCCCCGTATGAGCCTTCCCCACACAGTTTGACAATCGCACCCCAGAGGGGTCACCAGTCCCACCCCGGTGACGACAACGGAGCGCCCTCCACTCACGCCCACCGATAGATCCTTCCGTCCAGATTGAAGAGCTGGCCTGAAACAGTCGCCATCCCCGCCAGATGAACGATGAAGCGCGCGACGGCAGCGGGATCGGAAAATCTCTTCAGCACGTTGCCCGCCTGCGCCGCATCCCTTGTCTCTCCCGCGACTGTTCTCGTCATTGACGTGCGCATGAACCCGGGCATCACGGCGTTCGCGCTAACCCCCGAGCCGCCCAACTCCCGAGCCAGGCTTGTGGTCAACCCGATGAGCGCGGCCTTTGAAGCGGCATATGCGCTCTCACCCCTCCCTCCGCAGACGCCGAGAATTGAGCAAATGTTGATAATATGCCCGGAATGCTGCGCGGCCATCAGGGGCGCGACCCTCCGCGAGCAGTTGAACGCCCCCTTGAGATTTGTATCCAGCACCCTGTCCCAGTCCTTCTCGCTAGTGGTTAAAAGCAGGGATTCATGCATGATACCTGCATTGTTAACCAGAACGTCTACTCTTCCCCACCGGCGGAGCACCTCATCTACCATCCTCCCCACCTCATTGCCGCATGCGACATCCGCCTGAAGGCACAGTGACTCCCCCCCGCGGCGGTTTATGACGCGCGCGAGTTGGAGCGCCTGCGGGCGGCTGGCACGGTAGTTTATCGCCACGCGGTATCCCGCATTGGCAAACTCCTTCGCGATGCACCTGCCGAGCCCGCGCGAGGCGCCCGTCACCAGCGCAACCCTCTTCATGCTTTTACACCTGATTTTCCCGATCTACCTGATTATTTTATCCTTACCTATTCATCACCGTGAGATTGACTGACTCAAATACATGACAACACATTGCTCTGTAGGGGCTTGATCCTTCGGCTTCGCTCAGGACAAGTTTTATCAAGCCCGTCTCAATGCGGGTTCGATGAATCGAACCCCTACAATACGTTGATGAAAAAGTTAGGTTAGAACAATCGAGTAAATCATGCGCCGCAAAACCCGCCCCATCCGCTCAATCCGCTGCCTGCCGCTATTCTATCTCCAGACCCAACTGCTCTATCATCTGCAGGTCGTCTTCCGGCTTCCGCCCCTTCGTGGTCAAATAGTCGCCGATCATGATACCGTTCGCGCCAGCGAGGAATACCCGGCTCTGCATTTCCCCGAGGATGAGCTCTCTCCCGCCCGCAATCCTTATCTCCGCGCGAGGCAGCATGATGCGAAAGAGCGCGATGATCCTCAGCGCGTCTTCCGCGGCGAGCGGCGGCTGAAATTCATAGGGAGTGCCCCTGACGGGCGCGAGAAAATTCAGTGGAACTGAATCCACTTCCAAATCCCTCAGCGCCAGCGCAAGATCAACCCTGTCCTCCCAATTTTCTCCCAGCCCGAATATTCCCCCCGCGCACACCTCCAGTCCGGCGGCCTTCGCCGCGCTCACCGTCCTCACGCGGTCCCGCCATCCGTGCGTGGCGCACACCCGCGGGAAAAAGCGCTCGGCGCATTCGAGATTATGGTGGTAGCGGGAGAGGCCGGCGTCCTTGAGCCTTCGGGCTGTATCCGCGCTCAGTTCGCCGAGCGAGGCGCAGGGGATCAGGCCGTCTGTCCCCCTCAACGCGCGGACTATCCCACACACGATTTCCACCTCGTCCCCGCTCAGGCGCCGGCCGCTTGTCACCACGCTGAAATACCGGGCGCCCATCTCCCGGGCCTGGCGCGCGCGTTCAAGGATATCCTCTTCAGCGAGCATCGGGTATGTGGTCACGCCGGTCTGGTGATGCGCCGATTGCGCGCAGAATTTGCAGTCCTCGCCGCAGAGCCCTGATCTGGCATTGACGATGGCGCAGAGGGCGACCCTATTTCCATAGAATTGCCGCCGCAGCCGGTCCGCTTCGCAGAGCAGATCGTCAAGAGGGGCATCGAGGATCCCCCGTGCCGTTTCGCGCGGAATCCGCCCCTTCTTCAGTATCGGCTGGACGGCGTCATGGACTTTGTTTTCCATAGTGCGTAATTGTTAAGTATTTTGGACGAATTAGTTGACAATTGAAACAAAAAAAAGAACCGCAGCGCACGCAGTCAGCCAAGCTGGTGGATTGCCCGCCTCGCAGGTGAACGCATTATGTCCGCTCCCTGAACGCGCGCACCATCGGGTCCCATCCGAAATTTTTCCATACGAGATAGAGCGCGATCGCCGCCCCCACAACCGAGGCTGCCATTTTCAGGCGGCGGTAGCGCCCCACATGGATGGCGAGCGCGTCTATGTACCCCTCCTTATGGAAAACTCCCTTGACCTGCACATAGGTTCCGCTCGACAGAGGAGGAACGGCACCCCGCACCTGAATCTCCATGCCGCCCCATCGCAGGGAGAACCCACCCTCCACAATGTCGCCGATGGTCGATTCGTGAGGGGTATAGATGACCGCGCCATCGCACGCGGCGGGCCGGGAGAGACACTCCTCGAGCGTGAGGCCGGGATGGTATAACCCCGCATAGACGCAGAGGATCACTATCACCATGACGAGACCGGCTGCCATCGCCCATCGCATAGATATCTCCCGCGGTTTCTATCTCCCAATGCCACAGAGCTGGATGATCATGTGCGCTCACCGCCTTTTTCAAATCTCGCGAGCACGCGCCCGAGCGCTTCCGCCATCCGCTCCCAGGTGTGCCCCCGCGCAATGTCTCTGAGGCGCCGCGCCTCCCCGCCACACGCCTCGCGGATTTTCTCCGCCAGTTCACGGGGGTCTCCCGGTGTGACGAGCAGGGGATAGTCACTCCCCAGGAGCTCGCGCACCGGCCTGAGGGCGGTGGCGACTACGGGGACGTCGCAGGCAATCCCCTCAAGGACCTTCAGCGGGAAACAGTAGTCGGTGTAGGCGTTGGAGGGGCTCGGGACGACCACCGCGTCGCAGGCGTTGATGTAGTGGGGAATCTCGCACTGGGGGACAAGGCCGCGGTAGAGCACGCCCTCACCGGGGAGGCGCACCGCCCGGTGCCTGTCACCGGCGAGGAGCAGCGTGGA
This is a stretch of genomic DNA from Candidatus Auribacterota bacterium. It encodes these proteins:
- the bioF gene encoding 8-amino-7-oxononanoate synthase, which encodes MNSLSEQLHRELEDIKAAGLHRAPRVIGGAQGPRLEIAGREYLCVCSNNYLGLASHPAVKEAARGAIARYGWGGGASRLVSGTMRLHEELEGMIAEFRKTEAAIMFPAGYMANVGVISALTGPRDTVIVDKLDHASIIDGCRLSGARMRVYPHGNTDRLEKILKKSSGSRRRLVVTDGIFSMDGDLAPLREIVAISKQYGAWAMVDEAHATGVLGAQGRGAAELLGVEEGVDISIGTLSKALGGSGGYVAGSAALIDLLRNKARSFIYTTAPPPAMCAAAIAALGVVRSGPELRNALLEKTDRLRRGLNALGFDTMRSRHHIIPVLIGEADAAVAFSGRLFQRKILAPSIRPPTVPRGTSRLRLTLMSTHAETDIDYLLAACGELAEGSPGLLRAAPGGERQT
- a CDS encoding beta-ketoacyl-[acyl-carrier-protein] synthase family protein, which codes for MGVSGGRSVVVTGVGLVTPLGCDCQTVWGRLIRGESGAAALPDGPLGLTGARYYCPVTDEDFPSGGLRHISFALRAAESAVADAALAVADCRENIGVSVGSSKGGFMALEHACDALHEGRPGAIEREGFVAYYVGSAASAVTGRWRLGGPVVAPGAACATGAHAILAGRRMIMMGDAGIVIAGATESCITPLLLGGYRRMGVLATDTGSPAEACKPYDALRNGFVLGEGCGIVILEEERHASARGARVRAELKGGAIGEDIFHVTAPEPSGVELGRVISAALCRAGVKREEVDYINMHGTGTRLNDPAETNAIKVAFGNAASLLSLSSTKPMTGHLLGAAGSVEFIIALMALERGVVPPTINLRHPDPRCDLDYTPLAAKRREIRNAVSISCGFGGHIGVLVAGRPEG
- a CDS encoding 3-oxoacyl-ACP reductase FabG; translation: MKRVALVTGASRGLGRCIAKEFANAGYRVAINYRASRPQALQLARVINRRGGESLCLQADVACGNEVGRMVDEVLRRWGRVDVLVNNAGIMHESLLLTTSEKDWDRVLDTNLKGAFNCSRRVAPLMAAQHSGHIINICSILGVCGGRGESAYAASKAALIGLTTSLARELGGSGVSANAVMPGFMRTSMTRTVAGETRDAAQAGNVLKRFSDPAAVARFIVHLAGMATVSGQLFNLDGRIYRWA
- the bioB gene encoding biotin synthase BioB → MENKVHDAVQPILKKGRIPRETARGILDAPLDDLLCEADRLRRQFYGNRVALCAIVNARSGLCGEDCKFCAQSAHHQTGVTTYPMLAEEDILERARQAREMGARYFSVVTSGRRLSGDEVEIVCGIVRALRGTDGLIPCASLGELSADTARRLKDAGLSRYHHNLECAERFFPRVCATHGWRDRVRTVSAAKAAGLEVCAGGIFGLGENWEDRVDLALALRDLEVDSVPLNFLAPVRGTPYEFQPPLAAEDALRIIALFRIMLPRAEIRIAGGRELILGEMQSRVFLAGANGIMIGDYLTTKGRKPEDDLQMIEQLGLEIE